ATTAGGGATATACTTCCAGATTTAGAGGGAAAAAATACCACTTCTCCTCAGGATTTAGTCTTTTTACTCGGGGAAGTCAACGCAGGTAAATTGATCTCCCTACGATCGCGCGATCGCTTGTTAGACATTATGACCGCTACTAAAAATAACAGTCTTATTCCCCAAGGTTTGGAAGGTGATGCTACCGTAGCTCACAAAACTGGAGATATTGGCTCAGTCTTGGCAGATGGTGGTATCATCGACATACCTAGCGGTAAACGCTATCTAGCCGCGATTATGGTTAAACGTCCTCACAATGATCCTCAAGCAAGAACTTTAATTCAAGAAATATCCCGCACCGCTTACCAACATTTTAAATGGTATACATCTCGACCTTTGCCGCCAACTCAGTAATTTTTCTTATAATAAAAGGGGTACAGATCTAATCGGTACTATATTATGGCTAAATTAGAACAAAAGCGCAAGTACAATATAGGCGGCGATTTCTACGTGGATGAAACTTGCATTGACTGTGACACCTGTCGCTGGATGACTCCAGAAGTCTTTACTCGTATAGATGAAAAATCAGCAGTTTTCCACCAACCAAATAATCAAAAGGAAAAAATTCGAGCTTTACAAGCTTTATTGTCCTGTCCTACCGCTTCTATTGGGACAGTAAATAAACCTACTGAGATTAAAAGTGTTCAAGAGAGCTTTCCTATTCCCATTACCGAAAATGTGTATCATTGTGGTTATCATTCGGTTAAATCCTACGGTGCGGCAAGTTACTTATTAGTTAGACCTGAGGGTAATGTGTTAATTGACTCTCCTCGTTTTACTGGTCCAATAGTGAAACAAATAGAAGCAAAAGGAGGTATTCGCTATCTATACTTGACCCATCGCGATGATGTAGCGGATCATCAGAAATTTCAACAACATTTTAATTGTGACAGAATTTTGCATCAAGATGATGTTACTTCTGATACAGAGATGGTAGAAATTAAACTATCTGGTCAAGAACCGATAGCGATCGCCCCCGATTTATTGATCATTCCTGTACCAGGTCATAGTAAAGGTCATACAGTTCTACTTTACAACAACCGAGTTTTATTTACCGGAGATCATTTAGCTTGGTTACCTGAATTAGAACATTTAGGCGCTTTTAGAGAATTTTGCTGGTATTCTTGGACAGAGTTGGTTAATTCCATGCAAAAACTGGCGCAATATGACTTTGAATGGGTTTTACCAGGACATGGTCAGCGTTTTCATGGTACTCTACCTGAGGTAAGACAACAAATGCAAAAATGCTTAGCTATGATTGATTTATAAAAATGCGATCGCTTTTTAAAAAACATGACAGCAGTCGTTTTGAACCTAGGTACAGTCAATTTCAGCGATGAACAGTTTTATCGTCTTTGTCAGGTAAACCCAGACTGGCAATTTGAATTGAGGTGGTATCTCATACGCCGAAGCCGGGTCAAAAGCAGGTAACTTGTAATCTGAACAGGAACC
The sequence above is drawn from the Gloeocapsa sp. PCC 73106 genome and encodes:
- a CDS encoding MBL fold metallo-hydrolase, with product MAKLEQKRKYNIGGDFYVDETCIDCDTCRWMTPEVFTRIDEKSAVFHQPNNQKEKIRALQALLSCPTASIGTVNKPTEIKSVQESFPIPITENVYHCGYHSVKSYGAASYLLVRPEGNVLIDSPRFTGPIVKQIEAKGGIRYLYLTHRDDVADHQKFQQHFNCDRILHQDDVTSDTEMVEIKLSGQEPIAIAPDLLIIPVPGHSKGHTVLLYNNRVLFTGDHLAWLPELEHLGAFREFCWYSWTELVNSMQKLAQYDFEWVLPGHGQRFHGTLPEVRQQMQKCLAMIDL